From the Corythoichthys intestinalis isolate RoL2023-P3 chromosome 13, ASM3026506v1, whole genome shotgun sequence genome, one window contains:
- the LOC130928409 gene encoding leucine-rich repeat neuronal protein 3: MKDVSFVDRLFVGLAMASFVVAADKRPDCPKLCVCENRPWFSPSSVYMEAQTVDCNDLGLFNLPEKLPVGTQVLLLQTNNVAKIDRPLDYLANITEIDLSQNNISSTSDVNLGILPQLLSLHMEENRIQELPDRCLAEVANLQELYLNHNLISSISKAAFQGLGKLLRLHLNSNKLKVIHREWFDPMPSLEILMIGENPVLSIDEMNFKPLSSLRSLVLTRMNLSQLPDNALVGLDNLESISFYDNTFPEVPHSALKNAKNLKFLDLNKNPIARIQRGDFVDMLHLKELGINSMPELVSIDSFALNNLPELTKIEATNNPKLSYIHPNAFYKLPRLETLMLNGNALSALHRITIESLPNLREVSMHSNPIRCDCVVRWMNMNKTNIRFMEPDSLYCVEPPEYEGQHVRQVHFREMMEICLPLISPESMPGHIKVRSRSSVSLHCRAFAEPEPEIYWITPSGNKVMPNTVSDKFYMHPEGTFDIYDVTEKEAGPYTCVAHNLVGADLKSVSIEVNGYFPQPTNGSLDVKVKSVKTNAILLWWKASPGTLAPSIKWYTLSSANHPAASFSTRVPSDVQIYNLTHLSPATQYIVCVDVRSIHYKHDTKCVNVTTKGLELTAKDTEKWDTALITSFGVLLAGISVGCLLIYASLRIHQLNGDLRKCDSKALLLPVEATGDRPSFTKLCFSGRPLPSGVEVKATVINVSDNAF, encoded by the coding sequence ATGAAGGACGTGTCATTTGTGGATCGTCTCTTTGTCGGCTTGGCCATGGCCTCTTTTGTTGTGGCCGCTGACAAAAGGCCAGACTGCCCCAAACTCTGCGTATGCGAGAATCGACCCTGGTTCTCTCCCAGTTCCGTATACATGGAGGCACAGACTGTTGACTGTAATGATTTGGGACTATTTAACCTGCCAGAGAAACTACCCGTGGGCACACAAGTACTGTTGCTGCAAACAAACAACGTTGCAAAAATAGACAGACCTTTGGATTACCTGGCCAACATCACAGAGATTGATTTATCGCAAAATAACATCTCATCCACGAGCGACGTCAATTTGGGGATTCTGCCTCAGCTCCTGTCCCTACATATGGAAGAGAACCGAATACAAGAGCTGCCCGACCGATGTCTGGCGGAGGTGGCAAATCTCCAAGAGCTCTATCTAAATCACAACCTCATTTCTTCAATTTCCAAAGCTGCTTTCCAGGGTCTCGGCAAGCTTCTTCGGCTCCATCTCAATTCAAACAAGCTGAAAGTCATTCACAGAGAGTGGTTCGACCCTATGCCAAGCCTGGAGATTCTAATGATTGGTGAGAATCCCGTGCTGTCCATCGACGAAATGAATTTCAAACCTCTCAGCAGTCTCCGCAGTCTTGTTCTCACCAGAATGAACCTGTCTCAGCTCCCTGACAACGCTTTGGTCGGCCTCGATAACCTCGAAAGCATCTCCTTCTATGATAATACGTTCCCTGAGGTGCCACACTCTGCCCTGAAAAATGCAAAAAACCTTAAGTTTTTAGATCTGAATAAAAACCCAATTGCCAGAATACAGCGAGGGGATTTCGTGGACATGCTCCATTTAAAAGAGCTAGGGATTAATAGCATGCCAGAGCTCGTTTCTATCGACAGCTTTGCCCTCAATAATCTGCCCGAGCTGACTAAAATAGAAGCTACCAACAACCCGAAACTCTCCTACATTCACCCTAATGCTTTCTACAAACTGCCACGGCTGGAAACACTAATGCTAAACGGCAACGCACTGAGTGCCCTCCACAGAATTACCATCGAATCGCTCCCGAACCTCAGAGAAGTTAGCATGCACAGCAACCCCATTCGCTGTGACTGCGTGGTACGCTGGATGAACATGAACAAGACCAACATTCGCTTCATGGAGCCCGACTCGCTGTACTGCGTCGAGCCTCCGGAGTACGAGGGCCAACATGTCCGACAGGTGCACTTCAGGGAGATGATGGAGATTTGTCTGCCACTCATATCACCGGAAAGCATGCCCGGCCATATCAAAGTACGCAGCAGGAGCTCCGTGTCGCTCCATTGCCGGGCCTTTGCCGAACCAGAGCCGGAGATCTACTGGATCACTCCGTCTGGGAATAAAGTGATGCCCAACACCGTATCCGACAAGTTCTACATGCACCCAGAGGGAACGTTCGACATCTACGACGTCACTGAAAAAGAAGCCGGTCCTTACACTTGTGTAGCCCACAACCTGGTTGGAGCGGATCTGAAATCAGTTTCGATCGAGGTCAACGGTTATTTCCCACAACCTACAAACGGTTCTCTCGATGTCAAGGTCAAGTCAGTGAAGACGAATGCCATCCTGCTTTGGTGGAAGGCGAGCCCGGGCACTCTAGCTCCCAGTATTAAGTGGTACACCCTGTCAAGCGCGAACCATCCCGCCGCTTCATTTTCCACCAGGGTGCCCTCTGACGTCCAAATCTACAACCTTACTCATCTAAGCCCTGCCACTCAGTATATAGTTTGCGTGGATGTCCGCAGTATCCACTACAAGCACGACACCAAATGTGTCAATGTCACCACCAAGGGATTAGAGCTCACAGCCAAGGACACAGAAAAATGGGACACGGCACTAATCACATCCTTTGGTGTGCTCCTAGCTGGGATTTCAGTGGGCTGTCTGCTTATATATGCGTCTCTGCGGATCCACCAACTTAATGGGGATTTAAGGAAATGCGACTCCAAAGCCTTGCTGTTACCAGTGGAAGCTACCGGTGATCGCCCTTCTTTTACCAAGCTGTGCTTTTCAGGGAGGCCGCTTCCGAGTGGCGTGGAAGTGAAAGCCACAGTCATAAACGTGTCGGACAATGCTTTTTAA